A single Synergistaceae bacterium DNA region contains:
- a CDS encoding sodium:solute symporter family protein, with amino-acid sequence MLAFIFVYAIILVAVGAVIGRKAKSASDFFVGGRKFGAGLLFTSLIAANLGAGSTVGVSALAYTHGVSAWWWIGSAGIGSLILAYIVGPKIWRISREKNYYTLSDYLDDRYSRAFSGLISVMMAAGTLALFAGQLLGIAWILEVAAGIPKEHGVIIGAVVTTLYFAAGGLLSSAVVNIVEVAVILAGFLVAVPYALSYAGGIDGIKSAVSNPGYFDAFGMGAGAIIGYIVMLVPSFFISPGLIGKVFAAKDEKSVKTGTALNGLVQLAFAVIPVIIGMCAGACLPGLSRADLALPSAMKEMMPFFVASLALAGIFAAEVSTADTVLYMLAGSVTNDIYKRFMNPGISDRNLLRLSRIVTIICGVVGVILALRLESIISALTIFYSLMSVSLSAPLLFGLFTSRANNAGAVMSAVLGAGLTVYMTFGGFGGFIEVFGVRLNASTCGIILSFAVMAVSLFWSRD; translated from the coding sequence ATGTTAGCATTCATATTCGTGTACGCAATAATTCTCGTGGCAGTCGGCGCGGTAATCGGGCGGAAGGCAAAATCAGCCTCAGATTTCTTTGTGGGCGGACGGAAATTCGGAGCGGGATTGCTTTTCACGTCATTAATTGCCGCCAATCTCGGAGCAGGGTCAACCGTCGGAGTCTCGGCACTGGCATATACGCACGGAGTCTCGGCGTGGTGGTGGATAGGCAGTGCGGGAATAGGCTCGCTGATTCTTGCGTACATTGTCGGGCCAAAGATATGGCGAATTTCCCGCGAGAAGAATTATTACACGCTGAGTGATTATCTTGATGACCGTTACAGCCGGGCATTTTCCGGGCTGATTTCCGTGATGATGGCGGCGGGTACTCTTGCGCTTTTCGCGGGTCAATTATTGGGCATAGCGTGGATTCTTGAAGTTGCCGCGGGAATCCCGAAAGAACACGGCGTAATCATCGGTGCTGTTGTAACGACATTATATTTTGCGGCGGGCGGTCTTCTCTCTAGTGCTGTCGTGAATATTGTCGAGGTCGCTGTGATTCTGGCGGGCTTTCTCGTTGCTGTGCCTTATGCGCTGAGTTACGCTGGCGGGATTGATGGCATAAAGTCAGCCGTAAGCAATCCGGGATATTTTGACGCTTTCGGGATGGGAGCGGGCGCGATTATCGGCTATATAGTCATGCTTGTGCCGTCATTCTTCATTTCGCCGGGCTTAATCGGAAAAGTATTCGCGGCAAAAGATGAGAAGTCTGTCAAAACTGGGACAGCGTTAAACGGACTCGTTCAGTTAGCGTTCGCGGTTATCCCGGTAATCATAGGGATGTGCGCGGGGGCGTGTCTTCCGGGACTGAGCCGGGCGGATCTTGCGCTTCCGTCGGCCATGAAGGAGATGATGCCGTTTTTCGTGGCCAGTCTTGCGCTTGCGGGGATATTCGCGGCTGAGGTAAGCACGGCTGATACTGTACTGTACATGCTCGCGGGGTCAGTAACGAATGACATATACAAACGCTTCATGAATCCCGGCATAAGCGACAGAAATTTATTGCGGCTCTCACGAATCGTAACAATAATATGCGGAGTAGTCGGTGTGATTCTTGCGCTGAGGCTTGAGAGCATAATATCCGCGCTGACTATATTTTACTCGCTAATGAGCGTATCACTTTCCGCGCCGCTTTTGTTCGGTCTTTTCACGAGTCGGGCGAATAATGCGGGGGCAGTTATGTCGGCTGTTCTTGGAGCGGGTCTCACGGTGTATATGACATTCGGCGGTTTCGGGGGCTTCATTGAGGTTTTCGGGGTGAGGCTGAACGCTTCAACCTGCGGGATAATATTATCGTTTGCGGTCATGGCCGTGTCGTTATTTTGGAGCAGGGATTAG
- a CDS encoding tellurite resistance TerB family protein, whose product MALNFMDLLGSVIQGTTGSSPAASSRVSNAGNSLQGLLGSLMGAGQSMKQRVGGDNLAAGGIGALLGALMGGSNSPTMNTLGGSMMGLLGMMAYKALSGSMSGSSGAVSQAQYTPPSPQQQNSDAEIILTAMIDAAKSDGQIDSDEMRKIMDTMKSSGTGQEGMNYVIAKLQGPMETGKIVAAVQGRPDLAAQVYSASLMAIDVDTDAERMYLDKLARAMGLSPAVVRNIEQLTGAQG is encoded by the coding sequence TTGGCACTAAACTTTATGGATCTTCTCGGCTCAGTCATTCAGGGTACAACAGGCTCATCACCTGCGGCAAGCTCACGGGTATCGAACGCGGGAAACAGCCTTCAGGGACTCCTAGGCTCACTCATGGGAGCAGGGCAGAGCATGAAGCAGAGAGTTGGCGGCGACAATCTCGCGGCGGGCGGAATAGGCGCGCTGCTCGGTGCGCTCATGGGAGGCTCAAACAGTCCCACAATGAACACCCTGGGCGGGAGCATGATGGGGCTTCTCGGAATGATGGCGTATAAGGCTCTCAGCGGGTCAATGTCGGGCAGCTCCGGCGCAGTCTCGCAGGCTCAGTACACACCGCCTTCACCGCAGCAGCAGAACAGCGACGCAGAAATTATCCTCACGGCCATGATTGACGCGGCAAAATCTGACGGGCAGATTGATTCCGATGAGATGAGGAAAATTATGGACACGATGAAATCATCAGGCACAGGGCAGGAAGGAATGAACTACGTAATCGCCAAGCTACAAGGGCCAATGGAGACGGGCAAAATTGTCGCGGCTGTTCAGGGAAGGCCGGATCTTGCGGCGCAGGTGTATTCGGCTTCATTGATGGCGATTGATGTTGACACTGACGCGGAAAGAATGTACCTCGACAAATTAGCGCGGGCTATGGGATTGTCCCCGGCGGTCGTGCGGAATATAGAGCAGCTCACCGGGGCGCAGGGTTAA
- a CDS encoding sugar transferase: MYKLFGKRLLDIILSLFALLILSPAMIACILIIKREDSGPAFFTQKRIGLHKKPFSMYKFRSMKMDTPHDIPTHLLANPEQYILRCGKWMRKYSLDELPQFVNILMGDMSFVGPRPALWNQYDLIAERDRYGANDIRPGLTGWAQINGRDELEISEKARFDGEYVMREGFAFDVMCVWRTVFKAARHEGVVEGGTGAGRNA, translated from the coding sequence ATGTATAAGCTGTTCGGAAAAAGATTGCTTGATATAATTCTGAGCCTCTTTGCGCTGTTGATACTCAGTCCCGCAATGATTGCATGTATTCTCATCATAAAGCGCGAGGACAGCGGCCCGGCGTTTTTCACGCAGAAAAGAATCGGCCTCCACAAAAAGCCGTTCAGCATGTATAAATTTCGTTCCATGAAGATGGATACCCCGCATGACATTCCGACTCACCTTCTCGCGAACCCGGAGCAGTATATTCTGCGGTGCGGTAAATGGATGAGGAAATATTCGCTTGATGAGCTTCCGCAGTTCGTGAATATTCTTATGGGCGACATGTCATTTGTCGGGCCGAGGCCGGCACTGTGGAATCAGTATGACCTTATAGCCGAGCGGGACAGGTACGGAGCCAATGACATAAGGCCGGGGCTAACGGGCTGGGCGCAGATAAACGGCCGTGATGAGCTTGAGATTTCGGAGAAGGCAAGATTTGACGGCGAATATGTCATGCGTGAGGGCTTCGCGTTTGATGTGATGTGCGTGTGGCGGACGGTGTTCAAGGCGGCGCGTCATGAGGGAGTCGTTGAAGGCGGTACGGGGGCGGGGCGCAATGCGTAA
- a CDS encoding FAD-dependent oxidoreductase, whose translation MSVRKFFLAVSLTALILITSAASRTSSQKSSYDIIIAGGGTGGISAAIQAARMGASVLVVESSTWIGGQATAAGVSTMDDMSRQKSGIYEEYIRRIKSYYDARGKSMGTCYWHPATLAFEPRIGQEAFISMINEARRRGTLEFLMNSEIIGVKMSRRSVAGVTVKTPSGKRDYDCKILIDATEYGDILPITKTPYRAGNSVSEYINNDAMIQDITWTAVIKKYPGGIPDHLKPETPLPGYDLARRNYESFLTADGKNFRNVYPVETPVNFITYAAYRGIPDSSNPYSYDASKEYRQYITKTGLNWGNDYPGAYGWINGRRGLPVSYLEDRNLRLQVEREALIKTLHLIYYIQNELGESWSVPDDEYTNRILPEAARTLPREWQEIARRMPVIPYVRESRRIIGAHTLTSNELAYNSLSYRDGHTSREFSDAIAIGGYILDLHGANTDADTEYDLDETMRHQELNRPRGPFQVPMNILIPNETDGLIAAEKNLSMSRLAAGSLRLQPITMMTGQAAGALAAVCVRDKKQPRQVHPMRVQWELLNSGVSLSLCKYSDIPPEHSVNRTVQISNMYGLITPNEYPHAPSFNIELMDNPVLEMAIIKGADKGLFGVDDIMTGNDVIEILKRAQKAANMKKPPEITVEKPGNTISRSDFVKAVCDAFPALNKIKLPKNSRLPFKLGKNRNAKYAEILGKLGILSIYSIDNNFHYGYPVTKGEACDIIVRACVAALGE comes from the coding sequence TTGAGTGTCAGAAAATTTTTCCTAGCAGTCTCATTAACCGCATTAATATTAATCACGTCAGCGGCTTCACGTACAAGCTCGCAGAAAAGCTCATACGACATAATCATAGCCGGAGGCGGCACCGGGGGAATCTCCGCAGCGATTCAGGCCGCCAGAATGGGAGCAAGCGTTCTCGTCGTAGAGTCTTCAACATGGATCGGAGGACAGGCAACCGCCGCAGGAGTTTCGACAATGGACGACATGAGTCGGCAGAAGAGCGGAATATACGAGGAATACATACGCCGCATAAAGAGCTATTACGATGCACGGGGCAAATCAATGGGAACATGCTACTGGCATCCGGCAACACTGGCATTTGAGCCGCGAATAGGGCAGGAAGCATTCATATCCATGATAAACGAGGCTCGCAGGCGCGGAACTCTCGAATTTCTCATGAACTCGGAAATCATCGGCGTGAAAATGTCCCGGCGGTCTGTTGCAGGCGTTACCGTTAAGACACCTTCAGGGAAACGCGATTACGACTGCAAGATACTCATTGACGCAACGGAATACGGCGACATTCTGCCCATCACGAAAACTCCCTACAGGGCGGGGAACTCCGTCTCAGAATACATCAACAATGACGCTATGATTCAGGACATAACATGGACGGCGGTCATCAAGAAATATCCCGGCGGAATCCCAGATCATCTCAAGCCGGAAACACCCCTGCCCGGATATGACCTCGCAAGGCGCAACTATGAGAGCTTCCTCACTGCTGACGGCAAAAATTTCAGGAACGTTTACCCCGTTGAAACTCCCGTGAATTTCATTACCTACGCCGCCTACAGGGGAATCCCGGACAGCTCCAACCCCTACAGCTACGATGCGTCAAAGGAATACCGCCAATACATCACAAAAACCGGGCTTAACTGGGGCAATGATTATCCCGGTGCTTACGGGTGGATTAACGGCAGAAGGGGACTCCCAGTATCATATCTTGAGGACAGAAATTTGCGCCTTCAGGTTGAGCGGGAAGCCCTCATCAAGACTCTTCACCTGATTTACTACATACAGAACGAACTCGGCGAGTCTTGGTCAGTCCCGGATGACGAGTACACAAACAGGATACTTCCCGAAGCAGCCCGGACTCTTCCGCGTGAGTGGCAGGAAATTGCCAGGCGAATGCCCGTAATACCATACGTGAGAGAGTCCCGCAGGATTATCGGAGCGCATACGCTGACTTCAAACGAACTCGCATATAATTCCCTGAGCTACAGAGACGGACATACGAGCCGGGAATTTTCTGACGCGATTGCAATCGGGGGATATATTCTCGACCTTCACGGGGCAAATACGGACGCTGATACGGAATATGATCTTGACGAAACAATGAGGCATCAGGAGCTTAACAGGCCGCGGGGGCCGTTCCAAGTGCCAATGAACATATTGATTCCGAATGAGACTGACGGACTCATAGCCGCCGAGAAAAATTTATCGATGTCGAGGCTTGCCGCCGGGAGTCTCAGGCTTCAGCCAATCACAATGATGACAGGGCAGGCCGCCGGAGCTTTGGCCGCTGTCTGTGTCAGGGACAAAAAGCAGCCTAGGCAGGTTCACCCTATGCGCGTTCAGTGGGAGCTGCTAAATTCGGGCGTGTCGCTGTCGCTGTGCAAATACTCCGACATTCCCCCGGAACACAGCGTAAACAGAACTGTGCAGATCTCGAACATGTACGGGCTTATTACTCCGAATGAGTATCCTCACGCGCCGTCATTCAACATTGAGCTTATGGACAACCCTGTGTTAGAGATGGCCATCATTAAGGGCGCGGACAAGGGGCTTTTCGGCGTGGATGACATCATGACGGGAAATGACGTTATAGAAATCCTCAAGCGGGCGCAGAAGGCCGCAAACATGAAGAAGCCCCCGGAAATCACCGTAGAGAAACCCGGAAACACTATATCAAGAAGCGATTTCGTGAAGGCAGTGTGCGATGCTTTCCCGGCACTGAATAAGATAAAGCTCCCGAAAAATTCCCGGCTTCCGTTCAAGCTCGGCAAGAACAGAAACGCAAAGTATGCCGAAATTTTAGGGAAGCTCGGAATACTGAGCATATACAGCATAGACAATAATTTTCATTACGGATACCCGGTAACAAAAGGAGAAGCCTGCGACATTATAGTGAGGGCGTGTGTCGCGGCTTTGGGCGAGTGA
- a CDS encoding NAD-dependent epimerase/dehydratase family protein, with protein sequence MKRILITGENSYTGRAIIQHLSAWPQKYHVSAISLRGDSWKSENFGAFDTVIHTAGIAHDSTKSSDKEDYFRVNTQLTFDTARKAMNDGARQFIFMSSSIVYGASAPVGHEKIITRSTPVSPESYYGESKVRAEDMITSLDGENFRVCILRCPMIYGKGCRGNYPVLSKIARRIPLFPNVKNTRSMLYVKNFAEFVRLMTDDCTHGVFWPQNGEYTCTAEMVRMIAESHGKNIALIRGFEIPLKIAAKFSGLINKAFGSLAYDMSLSGYRENYRLYTLRESITDTEL encoded by the coding sequence GTGAAGAGAATATTAATCACAGGCGAAAACAGCTACACAGGCCGGGCAATCATTCAGCACCTTTCAGCATGGCCGCAGAAATATCACGTCTCAGCAATCAGCCTCCGGGGAGATTCGTGGAAGTCGGAAAATTTCGGGGCGTTCGACACCGTGATTCACACAGCAGGAATCGCCCACGACAGCACGAAATCAAGCGACAAGGAGGACTATTTCCGGGTCAACACGCAACTCACATTTGACACAGCGCGCAAGGCCATGAATGACGGCGCAAGGCAGTTTATCTTCATGAGTTCGTCAATTGTCTACGGAGCTTCCGCCCCTGTCGGCCATGAGAAAATCATAACGCGCTCGACTCCCGTCAGCCCTGAGAGTTATTACGGTGAAAGCAAAGTACGCGCTGAAGATATGATTACATCGCTTGACGGGGAAAATTTCCGGGTATGTATATTGAGATGCCCTATGATTTACGGGAAGGGGTGCAGGGGGAATTACCCGGTATTGTCGAAAATTGCCCGGCGTATTCCGCTTTTCCCGAACGTCAAGAATACGCGCTCAATGCTTTACGTGAAGAATTTTGCGGAGTTCGTCCGGCTGATGACTGATGACTGTACGCACGGAGTCTTCTGGCCTCAGAACGGGGAATATACCTGCACGGCTGAAATGGTGAGAATGATTGCGGAGTCTCACGGGAAAAATATCGCGCTGATTCGTGGCTTTGAGATTCCGCTGAAGATTGCCGCAAAATTTTCGGGACTCATCAATAAGGCGTTCGGGTCATTGGCCTATGATATGAGCCTGAGCGGTTACCGGGAAAATTACAGGCTGTATACTCTGCGCGAAAGTATCACCGACACGGAGCTATGA
- a CDS encoding AAA family ATPase → MMIIGFCNLKGGVGKTTSCQNIAAALSKSGKRVAAVDMDPQSNLSAGFGLNPSPTDPQVFDLLSGAAEWDDVITKREGIDIVPSSLSLVMAELSDSGPTSRRTALRDALAKIAADRYDYILLDSPPQLGIFTQNVLGASDKIIVPMDGGFYSLFGLRLLDRSMGTFRERLNPTLEIGGILMTNYNPRLYISRQIYEEVRKQFGDLLFESYIRQNISIVEASSTGLSIFAYEPRSKGAECYRAVTDEFLRRFGSDNLAVIKSVEAEILIEPAPDTYTPPKIHMPPDVTPVDEAQIRADIEEAMQSVTQETVPTPEPETAPEIIVPPEPEPEQKTAFPSPVVPVPGEKRVTLGAYEESIKQDVLDMLPEAEKAMWTQLLGSVTDISRGEIDVRSLRADFEDCDKDRYTFYVLNDESDSFWPVMYSDQIIEPLRCVIKWDEYGSAEVFM, encoded by the coding sequence ATGATGATAATAGGCTTCTGCAACCTCAAAGGCGGAGTCGGCAAGACAACTTCATGCCAGAACATAGCCGCGGCTCTGTCAAAATCCGGGAAGAGAGTCGCCGCTGTTGACATGGATCCTCAAAGCAACCTCAGCGCGGGATTCGGACTCAATCCTTCTCCGACTGACCCGCAGGTGTTTGACCTTCTTTCGGGTGCGGCGGAATGGGATGACGTTATCACAAAGCGCGAGGGTATAGACATCGTGCCAAGCTCATTGAGTCTGGTAATGGCTGAACTGAGCGACAGCGGCCCTACAAGCAGGCGCACGGCACTCCGCGACGCTCTCGCAAAAATTGCTGCTGACCGCTACGACTATATATTACTCGACAGCCCTCCTCAGCTGGGAATCTTCACGCAGAATGTTTTAGGGGCAAGCGATAAAATCATTGTCCCTATGGACGGCGGATTCTATAGCCTGTTCGGGTTAAGGCTTCTCGACAGGTCAATGGGAACGTTCCGGGAAAGGCTGAATCCGACTCTTGAAATCGGCGGCATACTCATGACGAACTACAATCCGCGGCTGTATATCTCGCGTCAAATCTATGAGGAAGTCCGCAAACAGTTCGGGGATTTGCTTTTCGAGAGCTACATACGGCAGAATATAAGCATTGTTGAAGCGTCAAGCACAGGGCTGTCAATATTTGCCTACGAGCCTAGGTCAAAGGGTGCTGAGTGCTACAGGGCGGTTACAGATGAGTTTTTGCGGAGATTCGGCAGTGATAATCTTGCTGTCATTAAGTCTGTTGAGGCTGAAATTCTCATTGAGCCTGCGCCGGATACTTATACGCCCCCTAAGATTCACATGCCCCCTGACGTAACCCCCGTAGATGAAGCCCAAATACGCGCTGACATAGAAGAGGCAATGCAATCCGTGACTCAAGAGACAGTGCCGACTCCCGAACCCGAAACAGCCCCGGAAATTATTGTACCCCCTGAGCCTGAGCCGGAACAAAAAACCGCGTTCCCTTCCCCGGTTGTGCCTGTGCCGGGCGAAAAGCGCGTAACGCTCGGAGCGTATGAGGAGAGCATAAAGCAGGATGTTCTCGACATGCTCCCGGAGGCGGAGAAAGCAATGTGGACGCAGCTTCTTGGGTCTGTTACGGACATTTCGCGGGGAGAAATTGATGTGAGGTCTCTGCGTGCTGACTTTGAGGACTGCGACAAGGACAGGTATACATTCTACGTTCTGAACGACGAGTCGGACTCATTCTGGCCGGTGATGTACTCTGACCAGATAATAGAGCCGCTAAGGTGCGTCATAAAGTGGGACGAGTACGGCTCCGCTGAAGTGTTCATGTAA
- a CDS encoding biotin transporter BioY, with product MTATKKITLCALFAALIAIGTHIRIPTPLLPLTFQTLFVVMAGLVLGRKLGALSVCVYVMAGLIGLPVFTGSALNPTFGYIIGFIPGAWLAGYAAEKFRPCFITWTLGAVAGIAVIYAFGIPYYYFMSKYYLGNELGAKTLMIYFVLMPIPGDIAKSILAGLSVKRLAAFFPESFTWKR from the coding sequence ATGACAGCCACAAAGAAAATCACGTTATGCGCCCTTTTCGCGGCATTAATCGCAATAGGGACTCACATAAGAATCCCGACACCGTTACTGCCGCTGACGTTCCAGACTCTTTTTGTCGTCATGGCCGGGCTTGTTCTTGGGCGGAAACTTGGAGCGTTGAGCGTCTGCGTTTACGTCATGGCCGGGCTTATAGGGCTTCCGGTCTTCACGGGGTCTGCGCTTAACCCGACATTCGGCTACATTATCGGGTTCATTCCGGGGGCGTGGCTTGCGGGATATGCCGCAGAAAAATTCAGGCCGTGTTTCATTACGTGGACGCTTGGAGCTGTGGCGGGGATTGCTGTGATTTATGCGTTCGGGATTCCGTATTACTATTTTATGTCGAAATATTATCTCGGGAATGAGCTGGGCGCAAAAACGCTGATGATATATTTCGTCCTAATGCCCATTCCCGGGGACATCGCGAAAAGTATTCTTGCGGGGCTTTCGGTGAAGAGGCTTGCGGCGTTTTTCCCTGAGAGTTTTACGTGGAAGAGATAA
- a CDS encoding helix-turn-helix transcriptional regulator codes for MPISSNIRQLRKKAHYTQIELAEKLDVSIATLRRWEAGETAPNGTRIIELANVLKVSPDEIVAGADGTGPARVILPAGERSNGMLVFEGDGTRIELPPTDKGYELFGKLLENLLARRNVTPGA; via the coding sequence ATGCCAATATCGTCAAACATAAGGCAGCTGAGAAAGAAGGCGCACTACACGCAGATAGAGCTTGCCGAAAAATTAGACGTGTCAATAGCTACTCTAAGACGCTGGGAAGCGGGAGAGACCGCCCCGAATGGAACAAGAATCATCGAGCTTGCCAATGTCCTCAAAGTTTCGCCCGATGAGATTGTAGCAGGTGCTGACGGAACAGGCCCGGCGCGGGTGATACTTCCTGCCGGCGAGAGGTCAAACGGTATGTTAGTGTTTGAGGGGGACGGAACAAGAATCGAACTGCCCCCTACAGATAAAGGCTACGAGCTTTTCGGCAAACTTCTTGAGAACCTATTAGCCCGGAGGAACGTAACGCCCGGTGCTTAA
- a CDS encoding carbon starvation protein A, translated as MNGLTLVGIAIVVLGLAYLLYGRWLVKTWGIDPSAKTPAYRFEDGQDYVPASRFTVFSHQFNSIAGAGPVTGPIIAAMFGWLPAFLWLLVGGIFFGAVQDFTALYASVKNEGKSMGLIIERYIGKTGRKLFLMFCWLFTLLVIAAFADILAGTFNGFTKDGGQNVPGASAASISVIYIFAALAFGVFMRFVKSGEMTKFLVGVVLVVGMLWAGIANPMYYNGHTWRLVVFAYCFVASVLPMWLLKHPRDYLSIFLLLGMIFGGAVGIIIANPEIQMPMFAGWTVKNQPLFPILFITIACGAVSGFHSLVSSGTSSKSISNETDMLPVGYGAMLVETLLGVVALVIACSASKDGGLPAGTPFQIFGNAVGGFFTMFGLPAHISACVIMMCVSALAMTTIDAVTRISRMSLQELLLSAEGEKPGALVKFVTNDYVATIISLLLAYALCLAGYASIWPLFGAANQLLSALVLTSLAVFLRVTGRKGWMLYVPMTFMFVVTMSALIISVYNIVLKLGAGSFVFMVDGLQLIIAVALMTLAVLVVSHCWKELFTAKVNKDIAAAH; from the coding sequence ATGAACGGATTGACTCTCGTAGGTATAGCGATAGTTGTGCTTGGGCTTGCGTATCTTCTCTACGGCCGCTGGCTCGTCAAAACATGGGGCATTGACCCTTCAGCCAAGACTCCCGCATACCGCTTTGAGGACGGGCAAGACTACGTACCCGCTTCACGCTTCACGGTATTTTCGCACCAGTTCAACAGCATAGCCGGGGCAGGCCCGGTAACAGGCCCGATTATCGCTGCGATGTTCGGATGGCTTCCGGCGTTCCTGTGGCTACTTGTCGGCGGAATATTTTTCGGGGCGGTTCAGGATTTCACTGCTCTTTATGCTTCCGTCAAGAATGAGGGCAAGTCAATGGGACTCATAATCGAGCGTTATATCGGCAAGACGGGACGCAAATTATTTCTCATGTTCTGCTGGCTGTTTACCCTGCTGGTAATTGCGGCGTTCGCTGACATTCTCGCGGGTACGTTCAACGGGTTCACTAAGGACGGCGGGCAGAATGTTCCGGGAGCGTCGGCGGCTTCAATCTCGGTGATATACATTTTCGCGGCGTTAGCGTTCGGAGTGTTCATGCGGTTCGTGAAGTCAGGCGAGATGACAAAATTCCTCGTGGGAGTCGTCCTTGTTGTCGGGATGCTGTGGGCGGGAATCGCTAACCCTATGTATTATAACGGCCATACGTGGCGGCTTGTCGTGTTCGCGTACTGCTTTGTAGCGTCAGTATTGCCCATGTGGCTCCTGAAACACCCTCGCGATTATCTCAGCATATTTCTTTTGCTGGGAATGATATTCGGCGGGGCAGTCGGAATAATCATCGCCAACCCTGAAATACAGATGCCCATGTTCGCGGGGTGGACGGTGAAGAATCAGCCGCTTTTCCCGATACTGTTCATTACGATAGCCTGCGGGGCGGTCTCAGGATTCCACAGCCTTGTGTCATCAGGTACATCATCAAAATCAATCTCGAACGAGACGGATATGCTTCCTGTAGGCTACGGGGCTATGCTAGTTGAGACTCTTCTCGGAGTTGTCGCGCTTGTGATTGCGTGTTCGGCCTCGAAAGACGGCGGACTACCTGCGGGGACTCCGTTTCAGATTTTCGGGAACGCTGTCGGGGGATTCTTTACGATGTTCGGGCTTCCGGCTCATATATCAGCCTGCGTGATTATGATGTGCGTTAGTGCGCTTGCCATGACGACAATAGACGCTGTTACGAGAATAAGCAGAATGTCATTGCAGGAATTATTATTGTCAGCAGAAGGCGAGAAACCCGGCGCACTCGTGAAGTTCGTAACAAATGACTATGTAGCAACCATTATTTCACTGTTGCTTGCGTATGCTCTGTGCCTTGCGGGGTACGCCAGCATATGGCCGTTATTCGGCGCGGCGAATCAATTGCTGTCGGCTCTTGTGCTTACGTCTCTTGCGGTGTTCCTGCGGGTAACGGGGCGAAAAGGATGGATGCTGTACGTTCCCATGACGTTTATGTTTGTCGTAACAATGTCGGCGTTAATCATAAGCGTGTACAACATTGTGCTGAAGCTCGGCGCGGGGAGTTTCGTTTTCATGGTTGACGGACTCCAGCTGATAATAGCGGTTGCGCTGATGACTCTTGCGGTGCTTGTAGTGTCTCACTGCTGGAAGGAATTATTTACGGCGAAAGTGAACAAGGACATAGCCGCGGCGCATTAA
- a CDS encoding biotin--[acetyl-CoA-carboxylase] ligase: MKAEILHALESKRGEYISGEELAGMLGVTRAAVWKAAESLRKEGHIISASTKKGYMLETHSDILTAEGIKSHLKAGTEIQRVICLGEIDSTNNYAKKLAMSGEPHGTLIAANRQTAGRGRRGHKFESPAGTGLYMSLILRPNCDAGKFQMITIADAVSVCLAIEDLYPDSRGKLGIKWVNDVYFHGRKICGILTEAVTGVESGEIESVITGIGVNVSTKKFSEEISQTAGAIFAGGDIRFGRDELCAKIADYIMTFAGNLDDPEIIRAYRERSILTGREISYMAGRRKCYGCVQDIDDSGGLVVRNDEGEIETLRSGEVSMIRSEEE, translated from the coding sequence ATGAAGGCAGAAATTCTACATGCCCTTGAATCAAAACGGGGCGAATATATTTCAGGCGAGGAATTAGCCGGGATGCTCGGAGTAACGCGGGCGGCGGTGTGGAAGGCAGCAGAGTCGCTGAGGAAGGAAGGACACATAATTTCAGCGTCAACAAAAAAAGGCTACATGCTCGAAACACACAGCGACATTCTCACAGCAGAGGGGATAAAATCTCACCTCAAAGCCGGGACAGAGATACAGCGCGTTATATGTCTCGGCGAAATTGATTCGACCAACAATTACGCCAAGAAGCTGGCCATGTCAGGGGAGCCTCACGGGACATTAATCGCGGCAAACCGACAGACAGCCGGAAGAGGCCGCCGGGGTCATAAATTCGAGTCGCCCGCAGGAACAGGGCTGTATATGTCTCTGATACTCCGGCCAAACTGCGACGCGGGAAAATTTCAGATGATAACAATTGCTGACGCTGTATCAGTATGCCTAGCCATCGAGGATTTGTACCCAGACTCACGCGGCAAGCTCGGAATAAAGTGGGTCAACGATGTCTATTTTCACGGCAGGAAAATCTGCGGGATTCTCACGGAAGCCGTAACAGGAGTCGAGAGCGGAGAAATTGAGAGCGTAATAACAGGAATCGGGGTCAACGTTTCGACAAAGAAATTCAGCGAGGAAATATCACAGACAGCCGGGGCAATATTCGCGGGCGGAGATATTCGATTCGGGCGTGATGAGCTTTGCGCCAAGATTGCCGACTATATTATGACGTTCGCGGGGAATCTCGATGACCCTGAAATAATCCGTGCTTACCGCGAGCGGTCAATATTAACGGGGCGGGAAATATCCTACATGGCCGGGCGCAGGAAATGTTACGGCTGTGTTCAGGACATTGACGACTCCGGGGGGCTTGTTGTTCGTAATGATGAGGGTGAAATTGAGACTCTCAGATCCGGGGAAGTCTCTATGATTCGCAGCGAGGAGGAATAA